One Triticum dicoccoides isolate Atlit2015 ecotype Zavitan chromosome 3B, WEW_v2.0, whole genome shotgun sequence genomic window, AGGATCAATCGTCATGACAACACCACGGGTAGGACCGGTCAGTGTTAGGTAGGAATCCTGCATGCATCAGTCATTTAAGTAAACAATAATAAAAATAGATTCATTCATCAATAGCATGAACTGCAGTGGAATATATTTAGTTTATCCTTCGTTAATACAAGTGAGAGTGCATCTATCAAAACACAGTTACTGTATCAAGTGGAACTTCATGATGGTGACTTGAGTCCAAAATATGCCGATGACAAACATGAAAAATGTAACTTAACCATTAGCAGGATTTGCAAGAGGACATTTGAGATGGGAAGTAAACATGATAAATATTTATAACCCTTCAGCTTGCAGGAACCAATTGAACAATTGAACTATAAAACATTGCGTGGCAGAAATGGAAAAAAAAAGAGGGAGCTTGTCTGTTCAATTGCAGAAGTGCATACCGTAAATTCTGTGAGTTGTATTACAAAAATATCTAAGGAAATATTAGCCGATGCTTCAGTGACAAATAGTAATAGTAACAACAATAAgaacatgatcatcatcatgatGATGACCTCAATAGTAATACTATAAATAACAACACGATATTTGTATGCTCAAAGCAAACTGTGACATTACATACAATGTTTTGCAAAAAACTACGCATCATTTGTAATTTTCTGCCTCAAACTTGCATCATTATTCATGCATAGCTTCAATATCTATTTTTTCCCATGTTTTCTGTATTTTACATAGCCAAATTCAAGCTGCGGTCACGTTTGTGTATCCTATTCCTAGGCCTGGTTGTAATATGGTGATGCACAAGAAAAGGAATGGTTTACTCCCTAGCTACTATTCCATTCCAGTCATTCATATCTActactccgtcccataatgtaaaacgttttttgacactagtgtagtgtcaaaaaacgtcttacattatgggacggagggagtatgtattagAGTGGGACAAAATACAATCTTTTCGAACCTGCTCGCTGATTCTTTGGTAGTCATCCCTTTCACGGTTGAAAACCATAATGCGTTTGCGATCCACCACATCACGCACAGCGACAAAACCATAAACATCCAGCGGCCAATGCAACCCACCGGTTATATCCTTCACCTGGACTGAAACAATCTGCAGAGTTGCCATGGTGCAGACAAGGCGTGGATAATTAGGGTCGTTGATATTTTCGTTGGTAAAGCGCATGCAAGAGATGTCCGCTGCAGCAAATACAATCTCGTTAGTTACAAGGGGATGGTGGATGGGTGGAATCGAAAACAACATATCAATCAAAATTTAATATATCAAACGAAATAGTATTAGGAGAATTTTCGCTGCATCAATCCTAGCCAAAGAATGGAAGTAAACATACAAGGGATGAGGAACACTAGGCAACTCGGGATAATTAAAATGACAACAATCACACCCCGCTATCCAGACAAGTGCATACGTGTAAATAGCATGGCAACTCAGGACAACTAAAGTGGTACTCACATCAAACCCATTGGCATGTACGTACACAATATGGCAAGCGGTATGAAACAAATTTTGAGGAAACATGACAAATTGTGTGGCAACATGGCAGTGAGGAGAGGGGGATCCAACTTTTGAGTAGAACAATAACATTTTGCCTGTAGCCGAAAAGTGTAATCCCATGAAGCCATCAGTATCCatacttatttatttattaattttcCTACTCTTTTAGGAAAAACCTGCAAATTTTACAGAAGACAAATTCTCTGTCCTTTTCACTTGTGTTCAGATCTAAGACGCCAATGGTTCAATAGATTTTTATTGGAACACAAATGCTTGAATTGGTGATTTGGGAAAGAATAAGCTTGCGAGGATCGGGGGTCTGATACACCGGGCACGTGATCGTGCCAGATGCAATGGCCACCGCACAGCAGCACGCTCCagaattaatagtgcaagaaagaaactaaagaTAGAGGGGATTAGGATAAGCTGCTTACTGACGGCTTCGAAGGGAGGCCAGATCCAGTTATCGCGAGCCCTCTCCCACGACTCGTTGTTGCACTTTTCCCACGCGGCTTCCTCGCGTTCCCGTAACTGCTCGGGCGTCAATGGATTCGCCAGCAGGTTCTTGCGGAACTCAGCCGCCTTCGCCTCATGTGCCGCCATTTCTTCCAACCACGCCGCGTACTCCGCCGTCGCCGCaggttccgccgccgccgccgccgctaccctaGGCCTTTTCCTGGACTCCGTCTtcgtctccatctccatctccgcttcCGAAGAATCTATCTAACCTCGCCGCCGTCGCAGTTAAGGTTTTAATGGAAGGAAGGAATCCCTAGATCGAATTGGGGTCGCGTTGGTTTTATATTCCGGGCCGGAACCCATATGGGCTGGCGTTCTTGAATGGGCTACCTCAACAACAGCGAAAAAGAGAAAGGACAAGAGGGTGTGTAAAGATGAGAAAGGtcttgattctcaaaaaaaaaaaaaaaagatgagAAAGGTCTTTCTtcaggaaaaaaaagaaagaaaaaagatgaGAAGGGATAAAGATGGTTATCATTTTTCTATGTGTATATTTTATTTTTATGTCTTTTTTAATGTATGGTTTTTTCTCCACACATCCGTGGACAAATCTCTTGCATGCATTTGAGCACTGAAGCGTACCCCGAAACAGTTGCGTAGCTAGAATTTGCTCACACCTCATGCCAACTCAAAGTTACATCAATGAATAGTAACTACTCCTATCACACAATAGCTGCAATCAGTGGCAGAGCTTTAGCCTATATGTTGGAGGGGGCGTCCAGACAAATGTATGTCCAATTTATATGGACCAACTACTAGGGGATTGCCAAAGGAAATATTCTGGGCTAGGGGGCCATGTCCTAGGTTGGCCCTTGCTAATTTCTGCCATAGAATCTTTGTGGGTCGGTCTATATAAGGCACCAACGGGAAGCTCCCGTTCCCGGTTTTGGAAAGTTCGCGCAAGCTTCTTGGACATGTTTTGAGCAGCTTCTCGAAGCTTCCATTCAAGGTTTTTTCCCGTTGTTTTAGGTTTTTGGACcatttttatctttttctttttttttccttttcttctttttcttttttttccttttcttctttttctttttttctttttctatttttttctcaaatgtgtagaatttttttaattcacgtacttttttcaaatgcatgaacatttttctaatctGACAAATGCATGAATGTTTTTCAAATCCACAAACTTTTATaaaattttatgaattttttttccaaaatctgCGGACTTTTTCCAAAATTGACggtttttcctttttcattttagctTCATCAAATTTTCATTACttaaattcatgaacctttttccCAATTCATCGGCCTTTTCCAAAATTGTGATTtttccaaattcgtgaactttttcaaattcgtaaAAACAATTCAAACCCAtgaattttttcaaattcgtgaaagctttttcaaatttggaaacttaaaaaaatgatgaactttttcaaatttaccAAAagaattcaaatttgtaaacttttTTAACTCGAGTTCGCTTTTCAAAATTGTGAACTATTTCTCACATGCATGAACTCTTTTGATTTATGATTTTTTTACAAAGTCAACGGTCCATGGTCAACAGTCAATGGTCTAAGGTTAACTAGTTAGTAGTGAATAGTGAACTATTTAGTGTTCACTCACCATGGACGAGTTGA contains:
- the LOC119278834 gene encoding uncharacterized protein LOC119278834, whose translation is MEMETKTESRKRPRVAAAAAAEPAATAEYAAWLEEMAAHEAKAAEFRKNLLANPLTPEQLREREEAAWEKCNNESWERARDNWIWPPFEAVTDISCMRFTNENINDPNYPRLVCTMATLQIVSVQVKDITGGLHWPLDVYGFVAVRDVVDRKRIMVFNRERDDYQRISEQDSYLTLTGPTRGVVMTIDPSYLEAKLKVRGATESEDKDLSKFAKTYRLGCYLPIKHTSKLCTLELQHYTLCSSVEATIRVQVIEGQFPRDFCGVLTASTDSESGVMISLLDFNSDELPVDADGSVKLSRQVVSVKKGGNLKVSVWQRGVGEEEDQEITAASFVAKEAETSTNYMPMKKWKCWMEVSVAWSLFSCW